From the genome of Nicotiana tabacum cultivar K326 chromosome 17, ASM71507v2, whole genome shotgun sequence:
CCCtacatttaattaatttataccaAGTTATCACTTAATGAATGCATGCTtataatataaatttttaccTATAGTACAAGATTTCTTACATGATAGAACTTAAGCTCTTTAAACTAACCGTACTGTCTCATTTTCAAATGAAGGCAATGATGGCGCTATTGACGGCGGGAGCATCAGCATCAGCAGCAATAGTGTACTTAGCACACAAAGGAAATACAAAGGCAAACTGGTTTCCAATCTGCCAACAATACGACTCCTTTTGCCATCGTACTTCTGGATCCTTAGTTGGTTCCTTTATAGGAATTATAATCTTCATACTATTAGTCTTGTTCTCTGCTGTCGCCCTTTCTCGTCGTTGATTAATTTAATTTCTTCGTGCGGTGTGAGATAATACTTGGTATGTTATATGTTGTTTGCTGTATGTACTTGTGGGTTTTAATGTGTGCTCCTCTGTATGTTTTTCaagatttgagtttaattacttaccTTGTATCTCTCATGTTTAAGAGATTGTTCCTTGTGTTCttattttaattccttcttaATTTCTCCAAGCTACCCCCAGAATAGGGTGTTCTTTCTGTGACACGTGGCCATggaacctttttttttttcttttgagtttCCATTTATGTGTAATCAATGATTCTTCTGTACAAGAAATTATTATATGAATGGTTTGTTTTACATTGTGGGTTATTGCGTTCTTTTTCGGCGTTAAACAAGGTTATTATATACATCATTTTTCTCGTTCACATGCAAGAATTATTACTCCATTCGTTTCTAATTTAAAATCTAATCCTCCTACATTTGAAATCTTTTGCACTTGAACATTCTCCTCTTATCCTTAACTACATACTCTTAGTATATATAAGACATACTAATAATACTTGTGGTATGTTATATGTATATTTGCTCGTGTCTAATATACCGTAATATCACTCAATACTGACCTCTAAAATATTTGCAAATACTAGTGTAATATTGAAAAAGCTATTCGAGAAATATTTCAAGTAAATTCACTCACAAATCTTCAACTTTTTCCTGAGTAAAACTCATGACCAAATACAACAAATTCCAAATACTCTCTTTCAACTTCAACTACAAATACCCCTTTTTTCAACTATTGCCAATTTTGCAGTTTACAATGACCTGAATACCATTGCGCTACAAAGCTTGTAAGGCCTGCGACTTGTAGCTTTCATATAAGTGAAACCTATACATAAAAGAATGACAGAGGCAACTATACTCAGACCAAATATAACAAAAGATACATAtagctaaaagaaaataacaaacaacAAGCTTAGACATTCACAAACTATGGTACAAGATATTTCATCCCCCTTTATTCTTCCTAGCAAATCCGACTTCAGAAAGAAATCTGGACAAAAATCCCCCATTTTGCTTGCCATTATTTATACTATCACTTGAATCCCTCAAATTGCTTATCAGAGACCAATGAGTTTCAAAATCAGGTTCATATCCACATCGTTGCATAGAATGTAGGAGCTCAGATGCCTTGTTAAGATTGTTCTGGGAGCGATACATGTTGATCAGCAATGAATACGTTTCCCTGCTCGGGATTTCACCAATCTGAATCATTGAATCAAGTTGCTTTTCTGCCTCTTCAAGTTGTCCTCCTTCACTTAAGCTCTTGATTAGAATGCTCCAAGTGTTTATGCTAGGCCTTTGATTTCTACATAACATCTCTGTATGGAAATTCAGCGCTACATCCAGTTTACACCAAGTACAGAAACTTTGAATCACATAATCGAAACTGCTAGACTCTGGCACATTCCCTTTTCTCAACATAATGTCCATAAGATCTACTGATTTATATACCCTTCTGTGCTGACAAAGTCGCTTAATCAGATAATTATAATCAATACTTTCAGGAATGAGGCCTTTTATTGCCATCCGGTCCAAAAAGTTTATGGCTTCACTTAGCTTACCATGAGAAAGAAGGGTCTCCACTATATTAATTTGAATGACTGAACCATGATTCCAACCTCTAAACTCCATTTCCTTGCTCAAGGTTAAAGCTGCTTCAAGCTCCTCATAACAACAAAGGCACTTTATCACCTCTCTCAAACTACGGTTACTTGGCCTCAGATCTTTCTCCATCATAGCTTTTAGATATCGTGTGGCGGATGACAAATCTTTACACCGACAGAACCCTTGAACAAGATAATTGTAAGTCACCTCATCTAGCTGCAGTCCTTTACCTAGGAGCTCATGTACAAGAGTATTAACAACTGATGTTTCGTTAACTGAGAaaagggaataaatcaaaatattatAAATCACGGCAGTAGGAGGGTTGCTTTGTTTAAGTATATGTTCTTTCAGGCATAATGCTATAGATACCTTGCCTTCTGTACACATCAGCCGCACTATATTGCGGTAACTTGCGACACTGATACCTAAGTTCTTCCTTATCACGACACCAAGCAGCTCCTCgactttcttcctctttttaaCTTGACAGTAGCCTTGAAACAGAACATCATAAATTTCCGCACTCAGAAATAGTTCCTTTGCCAATGTCTCTTGCAAGACACTGTTTGCTTCTCTGCTCCTCCCCGACTTGAAATAACCATGAATTAAAGCAGAGTGTAAAGGAAGCACAGCAGATGGCTGGTTTCTTAAACAAATATCTTTCAGCGCAACAGCTTTGTCAAAAATACCAGACCTACACAGCTGAGGAATTAATTGAACAGATGCACCCAAAGGCGGGATCCAGTCCTTAGCAAGCATGCTATCACAAACAACAGCAGCTTCTCGAAAACTTCTCCATTTACAAAACTCTAGAATAAGATGGCTATGAGCCGAGTGACTCAAAATACTTCCCTGGCTTAGGATTTCCTTTGCCAGAACCTTGGCAGCACTTGTGAACCCTTCAGCACTGAGCTCTTCAAGGAACACATGAAAAGCATCATGTACTTCATTAGGGTAGAGCGACAGCAAGGTTTTAAAAAGCTCCAGTGCTTCATTAAGCTGTCTTCGCTTGCATAGGCGACTGAAGAGTGCTTTCCCACCCTCCAACTCAGGTAACCAGTTATTATTTCGTGCAAGGTTCCAATAAGCAGTTAGACCTCTCAGATCACCTTTCTTGCATAAGCCCAGTAGCAGAGCAGTATGAGTTTCACTATCAAGTCTTATATGTCTTCCTAGCATGCCATGCAAAATCGCTCTTGCCCTGTGCACAGATCCCTTTTTGCTGTATTTCTGAACAAGCTTATTCAAAGTTTCTTGATCAAGCTTATATGTCAAATTTGAAACTTTCTCCAACAGACCAGATATGGTCTTAATATAAATGCTAGATGCACAAAGCTCGTTCACTACGGCATCCAGAGCACCTAAGGATATTTCTTGGCCCCAACAAATTATTTGATCCACCATCATCACGGCATTTTTCACGTCTTTTTTCATGTAATCGTTCCATACAAAGGAGTTAAAATCAGGAAGCATGGCATCATTAAGGACTTTATCAATAGCTCTCTCATACTGTTCCAGATCTGTGTCCAGATAAAGCCCATTGCCGAGATTATCAAAGAATTCTGCTTTATGAAATCTTGTATCATTGTCTCTTCTGATTTTCACAGCAGAAGAGTTGAGTCCTAAGAATCTAAATGCTCCGGAAAGTGGATCGTCTGTAGGTGATAGTTGGTACAAGCCACGATCTACCATCTTTGAAACCACTACGTTCACTTCATCAAATTGCCTAGCTTTACAAAACCCAGCTAAAAGAACCCTGAAAGTTGATAATTGAGGCTCCACCTCCTGATCATCCATTTCTTGAAGAATATCTCGGTAGTGCTTCCACATACCCTCCTTGAAAAGCCCACTGAGAATAGCATCATAGGAATATATATGAGGCTTTAGATTTCTCGACAGGATCTCTGAGAGATAAAAGAAGGCATCCTTCAGTCTTCCTTCACGACAAGCCCATCCAATCAAAATCCCAAATGTTATTTCATTCATAGAAAAACCCAATTGATCTAACTTCAGCACATACGAGTTCCCACTCGCAAAGCCAAACCGTCCACACACAGAGTGTATGAGCTTATTGACTATGGTTACATCAGGCATACAACTAATCTCAACAAAGAAACTCAGCAGATCATCATAATCTCGTTTACCACAATAACCGGTAGCAATTGAATGGAGGACTAAATGATTAGGTTCAATTCCAAAAGCCAGGGCCTTCTTAACCAGATTCCTGGCATCCTGAACTTTTGCATCGGCACATAAAAGTCTAATAACACCCTCATAAATGCCCCCTTCAGATACACTCCTTCCTAAGCCAATATCTATAGCATCACCATAAATTTGAAATGCCAATTGTGTATCATTTATTTGAATCAAGAAATCGAGGAGAACCCCATAACATGAAATCGATGGGGATAAGCCTCGCATCCTCATTCGATCATAACATGTAATAGCTTTCTCTAATCGATGATCAACCACAAACACTTCAATTAGATTACCGTAAACCTCATGATTATCCAAGAAAGTTCCTTGGCTATCCAACAATGAAACCAAGCATTCAACTTCCTTAAACAACCGGGCATGGACAAGCATTGAGGCAATAATCTCAGAGGCCTTAGGAAGATGCTTAAAATTCCTACTTTGCTCGCTAGTCCACCAATAAATTCCCCATAAAGATTCAATTTTTTTAACCTCAACCTCAAAATTCCCACTATCATTTTGAAAACCCAACAAAATTTCAAGAACATCATGAGGATTCAACAAAGGAACTCTCCAAAACCTACGAACAGTTGCAGGGGAGATCTCAGAGAGCCTAAAAAAGCAATCTTTAATAAAGGGGTGGTGCAAAATCTTACCTTTATTACTCAACAAGCTTAAAGACCCAAACTTTACAGATTTTTCAACACCAGAGAATATAGCTGAAGATGAATCTTGGCTAATATATGTTGCTTTTGTAGTAAGTTGCTGAAACTCTTGAACTTTGATGGGAAAAGAAGAAAACTGAAAGAGAAGTGAAGCAACCTGTTTGATGTGAGTTTTGTGTTTTCGGAGTCCAAGGAGAGGTTGAAGCATTCGACCGCCGGGATGTGTCGGAGTTACAGGGAGGACACTCCCCTAGTTCTGGTCCTGATCTAGGGACTGTTGTCATTGGGCTTCTTTTCATGTATAATTTGTGGGGTTATGAAAACAATTGCAGAATCTTTACGCAAATAGCCGGttatattcattatttacttttttagccatatacatagattatatatttattatacataattatacacatataatatataaattatgtatatattataccTCTACCTTATACCTCAACCGGCtgcttttattttaagtgtttgaGTGAACGGCTATTTGGGCTAATTCATTGATGGGCCGTGAATGGTGATAGTCAAGGTCAAAATTTCAGCAGCCTTCCCTTCTGGATCCCTCTCAAGCCTTGTAGCCCGTTTGGGTTAACTAATCAAATTCAGTTGAGACTTGAGAAGCATCAAATGATGAAAAGCATCTTTAGGTACTGAAATTGATTTATAAATAAGCATGGTGTCTAAATAGAAATGTTAAATATGATATTGAGCTCAAGCACTTAAGCTGGTTTGATCCATTTATAAGCTTTACCCGAACACCCTTTTAGTTCTTAGTATTTGATTTTGTTGTCCATTACaaatgttatttgaattatatgacCCTTTTCATGTGACATCGGTAAAAAATGACACGAGATCTATAAATAAATATTAGAGATCTTTATAAGATCATTTTATTCCCTTCAAAATGTAAATGAACGTAGGAATCATTTCCTTGTGTTAGGTAGGTTGACTGTTAATGTCGTCAGCAAAATACCATTTTgaactagtttgggattgagaGTATAATAGTAGTGGCAATTATTTAGACAATCAACTAGTATCATTAACAAAATTCCGCTATGAGAAGTAATATTCATTTATATTCATATGAAAAAAAATTCGGAAATAATCTCTTGTGGCTACTTATAAGTAGCCTTACAAGAAGGCTATTTATACTGTGTTATTCTAGGAAGTTAATTTTATATTTGGTTACCAATCAAACGTCTTGTCAAcggatgaaaaagaaaaatgagaaaacattGCATAAATGCGGTACAAAGCTTCTGGACAAACTCTAAATGAGAAATTGCTCTTGAATTC
Proteins encoded in this window:
- the LOC107811644 gene encoding pentatricopeptide repeat-containing protein At5g15280, mitochondrial-like translates to MLQPLLGLRKHKTHIKQVASLLFQFSSFPIKVQEFQQLTTKATYISQDSSSAIFSGVEKSVKFGSLSLLSNKGKILHHPFIKDCFFRLSEISPATVRRFWRVPLLNPHDVLEILLGFQNDSGNFEVEVKKIESLWGIYWWTSEQSRNFKHLPKASEIIASMLVHARLFKEVECLVSLLDSQGTFLDNHEVYGNLIEVFVVDHRLEKAITCYDRMRMRGLSPSISCYGVLLDFLIQINDTQLAFQIYGDAIDIGLGRSVSEGGIYEGVIRLLCADAKVQDARNLVKKALAFGIEPNHLVLHSIATGYCGKRDYDDLLSFFVEISCMPDVTIVNKLIHSVCGRFGFASGNSYVLKLDQLGFSMNEITFGILIGWACREGRLKDAFFYLSEILSRNLKPHIYSYDAILSGLFKEGMWKHYRDILQEMDDQEVEPQLSTFRVLLAGFCKARQFDEVNVVVSKMVDRGLYQLSPTDDPLSGAFRFLGLNSSAVKIRRDNDTRFHKAEFFDNLGNGLYLDTDLEQYERAIDKVLNDAMLPDFNSFVWNDYMKKDVKNAVMMVDQIICWGQEISLGALDAVVNELCASSIYIKTISGLLEKVSNLTYKLDQETLNKLVQKYSKKGSVHRARAILHGMLGRHIRLDSETHTALLLGLCKKGDLRGLTAYWNLARNNNWLPELEGGKALFSRLCKRRQLNEALELFKTLLSLYPNEVHDAFHVFLEELSAEGFTSAAKVLAKEILSQGSILSHSAHSHLILEFCKWRSFREAAVVCDSMLAKDWIPPLGASVQLIPQLCRSGIFDKAVALKDICLRNQPSAVLPLHSALIHGYFKSGRSREANSVLQETLAKELFLSAEIYDVLFQGYCQVKKRKKVEELLGVVIRKNLGISVASYRNIVRLMCTEGKVSIALCLKEHILKQSNPPTAVIYNILIYSLFSVNETSVVNTLVHELLGKGLQLDEVTYNYLVQGFCRCKDLSSATRYLKAMMEKDLRPSNRSLREVIKCLCCYEELEAALTLSKEMEFRGWNHGSVIQINIVETLLSHGKLSEAINFLDRMAIKGLIPESIDYNYLIKRLCQHRRVYKSVDLMDIMLRKGNVPESSSFDYVIQSFCTWCKLDVALNFHTEMLCRNQRPSINTWSILIKSLSEGGQLEEAEKQLDSMIQIGEIPSRETYSLLINMYRSQNNLNKASELLHSMQRCGYEPDFETHWSLISNLRDSSDSINNGKQNGGFLSRFLSEVGFARKNKGG